From Pararhizobium sp. A13:
TCTCTCCGGGCCGATGGCAATTTTCGCCGCCATCGATCGACCGTGGCGGAGGGGAAATCCCAAAGTCAGGCGCTCAATCGGTTCTCCGGAAAGCAGGCTTCGCAGATGGCAGCCACATGCCGATGGTCGGTGCCGCAGCAGCCGCCGAGAACGCGCAACTGTGGCATATGGCGCGTCAGTTGCCGGTATCTTCTCCCGAGATCGACGGGGTCTCCGGCGTCCAGCGTCTCGCTTTCGTCGAGTTCCTGATGGCTCATGTTCGAGGCATTGGCGCGGATGCCGCCAATCCGTTTCAGCCACGCATCGTCGCTCGCGACGACCTTGTCGAAATGGCTCGGATGGGCGCAGTTGATCATGTAATACAAGGGGTATGAGCCGGTCGAGGCGTCCACGGCCGCGATCGCTTCCTTCAGAGTGCGGCCGGTAACGAGGTCGCCGTCCGTTTCCACCGTAAACGAGATGACGCAGGGCATCTTCGCGCGCTTGGCCGCCCGCGCAATGCCGACCGCCTCGTCGATGCTGGTCAGCGTCAGCGCGGTGACCATATCGGCTTCGGTGGCGGCGAAGATCTCGATCTGCGTGGAGTGATAGGCCTCGGCCTCGTCGGCATCCATCTTGCTTGCCTTGTAGCCGTCGCCGCGCGGGCCGATCGCGCCGTTGATGACGATGGGCACGCCCGGCCGTTCACGCTCGGCGCGAATTTCGCTGAGGAGCTCGACGGCATCCTCGTTGGCTGCCTTGAGTGCTTCCGCGCTGTAGCCGAGCTTGCCGCCCCAATCCGGATTGGCCCTCCATGTTGCCGTATCCAGTACGAAACCGCTTTTGCCTCTTGCGGCGATATCGAGGTAGCGGATGTAATAGTCCTTCAGTTGCCGCCGCCCGGTTCTGTCCGCCAGCAGCACGAAAGCGGCGAAATGCGGCAGGTCGGCGCCCTCGTGAAAGATCAGCGTCGTTTCCATGCCGCCGTCAGCCAGGAATATGCCGCCCTTCAACTGCGGAAGGTCGTGTCGGTACTTGCTCATCATCTTCACCCTCTTTTGTTCGGCGTCTCAGCCTTCATACACGCCGGGAAGCCGGCAGATTTGTGCCTTTTTATCGCCTGCTAAAATAGCCGACTTGCGGTATACTTTCAGCAAAAGTCTATAAAGGTGCCGAAAATCAATGGGTTGTCTGGAATGGGCTGAGGCGGGCGGACGCAGTATTTCGACCTGGACCTTCGAAAACCCCACCGGCGGTACAGGAGCGGGACATGCGCAAGGGCGAGGAGACGAGGACCCGCATTCTCGATGTGGCGGAAGCGGCGGTGCTGCAGAAGGGTTTCGGCGGCACATCGATCGAGGAACTGATCGCCGAGACGGGCATCACCAAGAGCGGTTTCTTCTACCACTTCCGCGACAAGAACGAACTCGCCAAAGCGCTGCTCAATCGCTACATCGAAAACGACGAGCGGATCTACGACGAGATCTTCAGCCGCGCGCGCGACCTGATGGACGATCCGCTGCAATCCTTTCTGCTGGGGCTGAAGCTTTTGTCGGAATTGTTGTCCGACCTGCCGAACGGCCATCCGGGCTGCCTGGTTGCGACCATCTGCTACTATGAGCGGCTCTTCGATCGGGAAATTCAGGAGATCAACCGTCAGGCCGCGCTGACATGGCGCCGCCGCTTCCGCGGCATGTTCGATGAGATTTTCGCCGTCTACACGCCGCGTGAGCAGTTCGACGTGGACCAGCTCGCCGACATGGTCTCGACGGTGATCGAAGGTGGCATCGTGCTTTCCAAGGCGCTGAAGGAGCCACAAAGCCTGCCAGACCAGATTCTCGTGTTCCGCAGCTTCGTGAAGATGCTGTTCCAGCCGGTGCAGCACGCGTGAAGGCTTAGCCGTCCTCCATCTCCGCCGCAAGCTCTGCCAGTTTCCGCACCGTGTTGAGATTGCGCGATGTCGCATGCTTCAGCGCCGGCAGTCTCAGTTTCGAGCGGCCCGAGCCGTTGGGATAATGCACGTAGATCTCGTGGCCCGCGACATGCACCTCCTCGCCGTCGGGCGCGACGAGTTTGTCGAGCGCATCGGCAGGCGCTTTCTCCGGCAGGAAATTGACCGACAGATAGTTCGGCTGGGCGGCGGGAAAGGGATTGCTTTCGGCGATCTTTTCCAACTGCTCGCGACTGCGCACCATGACGCCCGGCGCCTTGCCCAGGACCTTGCCAAGCGCCTCATCGAGAACCTTGGCAGCGCTGGCGGCGGGGAGGTCCGAGCGAAACAGCACATTGCCGCTCTGGATAAAGGTTTTGACGTCCGAAAAGCCGGCCTTCTCGCAGACCGCCTTCAGGTCCCTCATGGCAAGCTTGCCGGTTCCGCCGACATTGATGGCGCGCAGAAGAGCGATATGGACGGGCATTTGATGCACTCCACCTATTCTCCCTGCAATTTGCAGGGAAAATGAACTGACACGACACGCCAGGGCTTGCCTTGTGCCGGCGAGCGGCGAGCTCCTGGCTCCTCACATCTTCCCAGCCACCTTGATCGCGAACGCATATTCGAACGCGATTTCCTCCAGCCGCTGGAAGCGCCCGGAGGCGCCGCCGTGGCCCGCGTCCATGTTGGTCTTCATCAGGATCGGCTGGGAGCCGGTGGTCTTTTCGCGCAGCTTGGCCACCCATTTGGCCGGTTCCCAATAGGTGACGCGCGGATCGGTGAGGCCGCCGAGCGCGAGGATGGCCGGGTAGGGCTTGGCCGAAACGTTGTCGTAGGGGCTGTAGGCCGCCATGCGCTCATAGGCCGTCCTGCTCTCGATCGGGTTGCCCCATTCCGGCCACTCCGGCGGAGTGAGCGGCAGCGTGTCGTCGAGCATCGTGTTCAAGACATCGACGAAGGGTACGGCGGCAATGATGCCCTTGAACTTCTCCGGCGCCATGTTAGCGATCGCGCCCATCAGCATGCCGCCGGCCGATCCGCCCTCGGCGACGATGTTTGCGTAAGAGGTGAACTTCTGTTGATCAGATAGTCGGCCGCCGCGATGAAGTCCTTGAAGGTATTGGTCTTCTTCCCCATCTTGCCGTCTTCGTACCACTGGAATCCCTTGTCCTTGCCGCCGCGGATATGGGCGATGGCAAAGACGAAGCCGCGATCGGCGAGCGACAGGCAGTTGGTGTTGAAACCGGCCGGAATGCTGATGCCATAGGCGCCGTAGCCATAGAGCAGGCAGGGCGCCGAGCCGTCGAGGACAACATCCTTGCGATAGAGCAGGGTGACCGGAACCTCGACGCCGTCCCACGACGGCGCCATGACGCGGCGGGTGACGTAGTCATCCGCATTGTGGCCGGACGGCACGTCCTGCGTCTTCAGAAGCGTGCGCTCGCGTGTCGCCATATCGTAGTCGTAGAGTTGGCTCGGCGTCGTCATCGACGAATAGGAGAAGCGGATGACGTCGGTGTCGTATTCGCCGGCGCCCGAAAGCCCGAGCGAATAGGCTTCCTCGGCAAAGGCGATCGCGTGTTCCTCACCGGTCCTGCGGTCGCGGATCTTGATCCGCGGCAGGCCGTTTTCCCGCTCCAGCCAGACGAGGTGGCGGGCAAAGGCCATGTGCGAGAGGATCAGCCGGCCCGGCGTATGCGGCACGACATCGGTCCAGTTTTCCCGACTCGGTTTGTCAACCGGCGTCTGCATGATCTTGAAATCCTTGGCGCCGTCCGCATTGGTCAGGATGTAGAAGACATCGCCGCCTTCAGTCAGCGAATATTCGAGCCCGGTTTGACGCGCGGCGACGAGCTGCGGCTTGCCGGTCAGGTCGGAGGTCGGCAGCAGCCAGTATTCGCTGGTCTCGTGGTCGTGAATGTCGATGTAGATGAAATCGTCGAGCATCGAGCCGCCGACGCCCATGAAGAAGCCCGGATCCTCCTCCTCGTAGACCAGCCGGTCGTCGCTCTGCGGCGTGCCGACAATATGGTGGAAGATTTTTGAAGGCCGATGGTTGTCGTCGAGCACGGTATAGAAGAAGCTCTTGCCATCCGGCGCCCAGGCGCCGCCGCCGCCGGTGTTCTTGATGACGTCGGCAAGGTCCTCGCCCGTTGCAAGGTCGCGGACGCGCAGCGTGTAATATTCCGAGCCCTTGTCGTCATAGCCCCAGAGGCCGCGGCTGTGGTCGGTCGAGTGGTCGATGCCGGCGAGGCGGAAATAGGCCTTGCCATCGCCCTCCTTGTCGCCGTCAAGAAGCACGGTGCGCTCGCCGCCATCGCGGGGGATGCGGAAATAGCGCGGCTGTTCGCCGCCGGTGACGAAGAAGGTGCCGTAGGCAAAAGGCCCGTCCTTCATCGGCACGGACGAGTCGTCCTCCTTGATGCGGCCCTTCATCTCGGCAAACAGCGTCTTCTGCAGCGCCTCGGTATCGGCCATCGCCGCCTTCATATAGGCGTTCTCGGCTTCGAGGTGCTTGCGGATCTCCGGATCGAGGATCGAGGGATCCTTGAACATCGCCTGCCAGTTGTCGGCGCGCAGCCAGGCATAGTCGTCCGTCCGGGTGATGCCATGACGGGTATCGGTCACCGGCTTTTTCGGAGCGACGGGAGCGGCGGGCAGATTCTTGAATATGGACAAGGATGACTCCGGGAAAAATGCGAGGGGTGTACACCGGAGATAGAGGCCGGGTGCCAAAGGTTCAAGAAAAAAGCTCGCGCCATTGCGCAGACCGCCTGAACAAATTCGCGTTAGCCGCTGCGTAGGATCGCGTTCATCACGCATGAACGATCAGATGAGCATTGCGATGTGCCTGTGGTATGTGGACGAGGCGATCGCGATCCGGCCGGCGTGATTTCCGCAGCGATCGTGCCGGCAAATTGCGCGACCGCTATCCTCCGAAGGCCCCGCTTTAACCGTACGTTAGCGCAATTCCTTCAGATTGCGCCTCAGGCGCGATGTCGTTTTCCCGTGCGCTTTGTCAGAGGCATCATGCCTTGAACCTCCCTTTTTCGTTCAGCTTGCGGGCCATCGGCCCCGCCGGAGTTCAGTTATGACCTTTCGCAATCTCTCCATTCTCCAGAAGATCGGCCTCGTCGTGTTCGTCATGGGGCTGTCGTCGCTGGTCATCGCCTTTGTCGGTGCGAAGGGTATTTCAGCATTGGAATCGGCCATGGTGTCGGTCGGCGAGAAAGAGGAAGTCGCCCGCGAGGCGATGGACCTGCGCGTCGATATCATCGCCATCAGCCGCATGACTTACCAGCTTGCCGCCCAGCCTGAAAAGGCGGCCGATTTCCGCGCGGAGACGGAAAAGCGCTCGAAGGAAATGCTCGAGCGCCTGCCGAAGATCGAAGCGGCCGCCGACCAAACCGAACTCAAGCAGCTGCAGACGATCCGCTCGACGCTCGAAACTTACTTCGGCGAAATCCGCGCCATGGTCGATATCGCCGAGAAGAACGGCCAGGATGCTGCTGCGATCAAGGCCGGGCTCGACGAGGCGCTCGCCGCCCAGAAGACCGTCACCAGCGCGGTCAAGGAATACAGCACCTATTCGGGTGAAGCGCTCGCCACGGCCCGCGCGGACGCGCTCCAGTCCTCGTCGCTCGCACTCGTCATCGCCGTAGCGTCGGCCGCGGCCTGCATCGTCTTCGGTGCGGTGGTCAGTCTGCTCGTGGCTCGCCGGGGCATTTCGGCGCCGGTTCGTTCGCTGACGGCCGCCATGAGCCGCCTTGCCGAGGGCAATCTCGACAGTACCGGCACGGATGCCGAGCGCAAGGACGAGATCGGCGAAATGGCCCGCGCCGTCGAAGTCTTCCGCCGCAATGCGCTGGCAATGCGGGACATGAAGGCGCAAGAGGCAGCACTTCATGCGCTGAGCAGCGATCTGCAGTCGAGCATCAGCACCGTCGTTGCGGCTGCCGTCGCCGGCGATTTCACCGGCCGCATCGGCAAGGATTATCAGAACGACGATCTCAACCGCTTCGCCGGCAGCGTCAACGAACTGGTCGACAGTATCGACAACGCCGTCGCCGAAGTGCGCCGCGTCATCGCCGCCCTTGCCGACGCCGACCTGTCGCAAAGCATGAGCGGCCATTTCCAGGGGGCCTTTGCCGAACTGCAGCAGAACGTCAATTCCACGATGGTGACGCTGCGCTCGACCATGCAGAATGTGCGCGGGGCTGCCGGCACCATCAAGGAAAGCTCCGCCGAACTGAGCTCTGCCGCCAACGACCTCTCCAAGCGCACCGAGCAGCAGGCGGCCGCACTTGAGGAAACCGCCGCAGCATTGGACGAGATTACCGCGACCGTTCGCGCCTCCTCCTCGCGCGCCAACGAAGCCCGCGACATGGTGCGCGAGACGAAGGAAAGCGCCGGCAAGTCGGGCGAGATCGTCCGCAGCGCCGTCAGCGCCATGAGCCGCATCGAGGGTTCGTCGAGCCGGATCAGCCAGATCATCGGCGTCATCGACGAGATCGCCTTCCAGACCAACCTTCTGGCGCTCAATGCGGGCGTCGAGGCGGCCCGCGCTGGTGAGGCGGGACGCGGTTTCGCCGTCGTCGCCCAGGAAGTGCGCGAACTGGCGCAGCGCTCCGCCAATGCCGCCAAGGAGATCAAGACGCTGATCAGCGCCTCTGCCTCGGAAGTCGAAGGCGGCGTCTCGCTGGTGCGTGCGACCGGCGATGCGCTGCTGGAGATCGAGAAGCTCGTCCTCCGCGTCAACGACCATGTGGACAGCATCGCGACCGCGGCGCGCGAACAGGCGACCGCGCTTGCCGAAATCAACACCTCCGTCAACCACATGGACCAGATGACGCAGAAGAACGCCGCCATGGTCGAGGAGACGACGGCGGCGAGCGAAACGCTTGCCGACGAGAGCCGCCAACTGCAGACGCTGCTTGCCCGCTTCAAGCTCGAAGAAGCAAATCGCGCATCGCAGCCGCAGCTACGCACACGTTACGCGGCCTGAGCGTCCAGCCACGGGTGAAACAACTGAAAACGCCCGCATGTCGAACGACATGCGGGCGTTTTCGCATGCTGAATCAGTTCATTAGCTAGTGCCCATCTTCCCTTCCGGCTCGCCCCCGGCGTGCTCGATGAGGGTCTGGAATTTCGGTATCTCCGCCTGGCCTCCTCGATCATGAGGATACGTTCAGGTGGGTGTCAGCTTTGTGGTGTGCTTTCCGTCGTTTGTGCGGCCAAGCGGCCGCGCCCGGTGTGTCGAGACAGAGTGGACAACATGAAGAAGAAAGCACTGCATATCGTCCTCGAGACGGAGCGGAAGGACACCGTCTTCAGTCAGGACGAGCCGCCGGTCGGCGATTTTTCCTTCAATGCCAAGGTGGCTGACGTGTTTGACGACATGGTCAGCCGCTCGGTGCCGCACTACGAAGAAATGCAGCGGATGGTCTGCGAACTGGCGCAGGATTTTGCCAAGCGCAATACCAACTTGTACGATATCGGCTGCTCGACTGCGACGACGCTGCTTGCGCTTGATCCGGTTCTGGATCCGAGCGTCAAGTTCATTGGCGTCGACAACGCCCCCGATATGCTTGAGAAGGCACGGCAGAAGATCGCCCAGACCGCTACGCAAAGGCCGATCGAGCTGCAGATGGCGGATTTGCACAAGGGCCTGTATATGGAGAATGCCAGCGTCGTTACGATGCTGCTGACCCTTCAATTCATTCGTCCGCTCTACCGCGAGCGAATGATGAAGATGATCTACTCTGGCTTGAATGAACAGGGTTGCGTGGTCCTGATCGAAAAGCTGACGAGCGAGGACACGACCTTCAACCGCTTGTTCATCCAGCATTATTACGATTTCAAGCGGCGAAACGGATATTCGGAGATCGAGATCTCCAAGAAACGGGAAGCGCTGGAAAATGTCCTCATCCCCTATCGACTGGAAGAGAATATCCAGCTTCTCAGGGAAACGGGATTCAAGCACGTCGAAGTGTTTTTCCGCTGGTACAATTTCTGCGGCATCATCGCGGTCAAATAGCTGAGAAAAAAATGAAATCCTTGATGATCTCCATCGGCAACTTTCTGTTCCGGTATCGAAACCAGCTATTCCCCGTCATTATCGTCGGGCTCTTTCTGTCCGCCGCGCCGAAAACGGAAATGTTTGGCAGCAAGCAGCTCGAAAATGCCAGGGACATGGTCGCATGGCTTGTCGCATTGTCCGGGCTGGCGTTCCGCGCGATCGTTATCGGCTATGCCTACATTCAGCGGGGCGGCCTGAACAAGAAGGTTTACGCCAAGAATCTTGTTACCGAAGGCATGTTCAGCGTCTGTCGTAATCCGTTATATGTCGGCAACGTCTTGATCTACAGCGCGGTTTTCCTCATGCATGGCAACCCGGTGGTGACAGTTGTCGGTATCCTGTTGTTCTGCTTCATGTACCAATGCATCGTCTACGCCGAGGAGGCGTTCCTTGAGGGAAAGTTCGCAGAAGGCTACAAGGCCTACTGCTCCGACGTCCCGCGCTGGCTTCCGCGCTTCAGCAAATTTTCCCAGGCCACTGAAGGCATGGATTTCAATTTCAAGCGGGTTATTGCCAAGGATTATTCAACCGCATCGGCTGCGCTGATCACCTTGCTGCTGGCAGAAGTTTACGAGCACGTGGCGGGCTCGGTTCCGACCTCCGACGTCCAGTATGTGTCCATCCTCGCAACACTCATTGTTCTGACCGGCATCGCCACCGCGTTCATCAGCCAGCTGAAGAAACGCGGCGTCTTCAGCGACAAGAAAACGGTTTGATGAGAGGAGTTTGGGCTTTGGTCGACTGCGGCCGACCGCTCCATCGGTAGCCGCATTCCTTCCACGACGGCAATGATCCTTCACGCCGGCTGCCGCCTTGTTGCAGCTGCGTCGCTACTTTTCTTGAAAAAAGTTTTGGTGGCATGTCGATTTTCCCGACACGCGTTCGTCGTATGATCAGGAAGGCCATTGTGGCTTCCGTCAATCAGAGGAGAAGAGACGATGCGCGTTATGGTTATGGTGAAGGCGACGAAGGATAGCGAAGCGGGGATCATGCCCTCGACCGAGCTTCTTGAAGCCATGGGCAAGTACAACGAGGAACTGGTCAACGCCGGCATCATGATGGCAGGCGAGGGGCTGCATCCTTCCTCGAAAGGCAAGCGTATCGCCTTCGACGGCCCCGGCCGCACCGTTATCGACGGTCCCTTCGCGGAGACCCGCGAACTGGTCGCCGGCTTCTGGCTCTGGGAGGTCAAGGACATGGCCGAAGCGGTGGAGTGGGTGAAGCGCTGCCCCAATCCGATGCTGGGTCCGAGCGAGATCGAGATCCGCCGGGTGTTCGAGGCCGCCGACTTCGGCGAGGCCCTGACGCCGGAGCTCGCCGAACAGGAGGAACGGCTGCGCGAAAAGACGGCCAACCGCTGACGTATCCTGCCTCGCCGCCGCGGCTTGACGTGGCCCTCGTCCCTCCCGTAAGCGGGAAGCATGGCGGCGATCGAAACCCATCACACGATCGAGACGGTCTTCCGGATCGAACAGGCCAGGCTCATCGCGGGCCTGGCCCGAATGGTTCGGGACGTCGGTTTGGCCGAGGACCTGGCCCAGGACGCCCTCGTGGTTGCCCTCTCCGAATGGCCGAAGACCGGGGTTCCGAGAAACCCCGGCGCCTGGCTGATGGCCGCTGCCAAGCGCCGGGCCATCGACGGCTTCCGCCGCAAGAAGATGCTGGCGCGCAAGCACGCCGAGATCGGCCGGGACCTTGAAGACGAAAGTGTCGATCCCGTCGCGGATATCGAGGCGGCCATGGATGACGACCTTGGCGATGAGCTGCTCGGCCTGATCTTTACCGCCTGCCACCCGGTGCTCTCGCCCGAGGCGCGCGCGGCGCTGACGCTGCGCCTGATCGGCGGGCTGACGACGGACGAGATCGCCCGCGCTTTCCTCTCCAGCGAAGCGACCATCGCCCAGCGCATCGTCCGGGCCAAGAAGACGCTCGGCAAGGCCGGCCTGGCATACGAAGTCCCGCGCGGGCCGGACCGAAGGGAACGCCTCGCCTCGGTTCTGGAGGTTATCTACCTGATCTTCAACGAAGGCTATGCTGCCACCGCCGGCGAAGACCTGATCCGCCCGGCCTTGTGCGCCGAGGCCCAGCGCCTCGGCCGCATCCTCGCCGGCCTTGCGCCCGGTGAGCCCGAGGTCTTCGGCCTTCTCGCGCTGATGGAAATCCAGGCCTCGCGCCTTGGCGCCCGAATTGCGCCGGACGGCTCGCTCGTTCCCTTGACCGAACAGAACCGTTCCCGCTGGGACCAGCTCCTGATCCGCCGGGGCCTCGCCGCATTGGGACGCGCCGAAGCGCTCGGCGGCGCGGGCGGACCCTACGCGCTGCAGGCAGCGCTCGCCGCCTGCCATGCACGGGCGCGAAAGGCGGAGGAGACGGACTGGCAGAGGATCGCAGCGCTCTACGATACGCTGCGTGCGGTGATGCCGTCACCGGTGGTCGATCTCAATCGGGCCGTGGCCCACAGCATGGCCTTCGGCCCGCAGGCAGGTCTGACGCTCGTGAGCGAGATCGAGCGGGCAGGGACCTTACGCGGCTACGCTCCGCTGCCGGCGGCGAAGGGGGATTTCCTGTTCCGGGCGGGCCGGTTGGCGGAGGCCACGGCCGAGTTCGAGCGCGCGGCCGCGCTCACCCGCAACGAGCGCGAACGGGCCTTCCTGCTCGGGCGGGCGGCCGCCTGCGGCGGCTGACCCCAACGCCTATACGCCTCCAGAAGAGAGAGCCCCGTACACCGAGGACGATTTTCAAGCCCGCGTGGCAGAGATCACCGGCGGCAAGGGCGTCGATGTCGTCTACGACACGGTCGGGGCCGAGACCTTCACGAAATCGCTCGATTCCTTACGCCCGCGCGGCACGCTGGTGAGCTTTGGCGAAACCTCGGGGTCGATCCCTCCGCTGGACGTCGCCCTGCTGGGGGGCGAAGGGATCGCTTTACGTCACCCGGCCGTCGATTGCGCACTACACCGCCAACCGCGCGGAATACGAGGCCGCCGCGCAAAATCTGTTCGCGGCGATGGAGGCCGGAGCGCTGCGGGCATCGGGCGTCACCACTTACGCCCTGTCCGACGTCCGCAATGCGCACGAGGATCTCGAGGCGCGGCGCACCACGGGCTCGGTGGTTCTGCTTCCCTGACGGGAATCAGAATTCCCCGCAAACGCCTCACGTTTCGGCGTTGATCAAGGCTGCAGGTTCTTCGAGCGCATGAGAATGCCCAACCCAAAAGGGACGTCCTGAGCCTCGTCGTTCGCTACTGTGGCGCGCGGCGACGTCAGATCGTGGGCGAGCATTTTGTCGCTGGACAATGCATATGTAACTTTATAACAGGATGGATGTAACGTTATTACATAAACTCGCGCAGGAGATTTTCATGCGGATCCATCTTGGCAAGCCGATGCAGGCTGCCGCCGTAGCGGCGCTGACGGCGCTGTCCCCCTTTCCAACGTTTGCCGATGACAGCAAGGAGACATGGCGGCTCTTCGTTGCCGATCACACGCAGCCGGTCGTGCGGGCGCTGGATGCCGCAAGCGGCAGCGAACTTGGACGGTTCGATATCAGCGGCTTTGCCGCGCTGTCCTTGAGCGATAGCGGCAAGACCGTCTTCGCCGTTCAGGGGGATAAGGACATCGTGAACGTGATATCGACCGGCATCGCCCTTTCGGACCATGGCGAGCATCGCGATATCGACGTCTCCGAGCCGAAGCTGCTTGCGGGCGTGATCAATGGCAAGAAGCCGGGCCATGTGGTGACACATGGAGACGATGTGGCCATTTTCTATGATCGGGGCGGCAAGACGGACGTGATGCGCGAAAGCGCACTGATCGAAGGCAAGGCCGAGATTGTAAGCCTTGACACCACCGCGCCGCATCATGGCGTGGCCGTGCCGATGGGCGGCAACATCCTCGTTTCAGTCCCCAACATGAGCGCCGAGGTCAAGCCGGACGAACTGCCGCCGCGGCTTGGTCTGCGCATTCTCGACCGCTCAGGCAGGCAGCTTGGCGATGTCGCCGCCTGCACGGGGCTGCATGGCGAAGCGACTTCGGCGCGTCTCGTCGCCTTCGGCTGCGAGGAGGGGGTTCTCGTCGTCCGCCCGGCCGGGATCGATGGGCCGAAGCTTAAGATGCTGGCCTATGGCGACGATCTGCCGGAAGGCAAGGTTTCCACCTTGCTCGGCGGCAAGTCGATGCAGTTCTTTCTCGGTAACTATGGCGAGGACAAGGTCGTGCTGATCGACCCCGATAGTAAGGCACCTTATCGCCTCGTGGAGCTCGCGACCCGGCGCGTCGATTTCATCCTGGACCCGGTTAATGCCCGAAACGCCTATATCCTAACCGAGGACGGCAAGCTCCATCTGCTGGATGTCGTCAGCGGCAAGATCACCCGTTCGGCAACCGTCACCGAACCCTACAGCAAGGATGGACATTGGCGTGACCCGCGTCCGCGGCTTGCGGTTGCCGGCGATCGCATAGCCATCACCGACCCCCGCCATAGCCTTGTGCGGATGATCGCGACCGACAGCCTCGAGGAAACGGCGACGATTCCGGTCGAGGGCCAGCCCTTTGCGATCGTCGCCGTCGGTGGCTCCGGCGCAATGCACTGATATCGAGGGCCGTCAGGCCACCAGCTTCAGCCCGATGCCCCACGGGTCGACGAGCGAGACGGTGGCGCCATTGCGCGTCACCGGAATTTCCAGCGCGTCGAGCTTGGCGATCGCCGTCTGCAGCTTGGCCGGATCGTTGAAATGCACGGT
This genomic window contains:
- a CDS encoding homocysteine S-methyltransferase family protein, translated to MSKYRHDLPQLKGGIFLADGGMETTLIFHEGADLPHFAAFVLLADRTGRRQLKDYYIRYLDIAARGKSGFVLDTATWRANPDWGGKLGYSAEALKAANEDAVELLSEIRAERERPGVPIVINGAIGPRGDGYKASKMDADEAEAYHSTQIEIFAATEADMVTALTLTSIDEAVGIARAAKRAKMPCVISFTVETDGDLVTGRTLKEAIAAVDASTGSYPLYYMINCAHPSHFDKVVASDDAWLKRIGGIRANASNMSHQELDESETLDAGDPVDLGRRYRQLTRHMPQLRVLGGCCGTDHRHVAAICEACFPENRLSA
- a CDS encoding TetR/AcrR family transcriptional regulator, whose product is MRKGEETRTRILDVAEAAVLQKGFGGTSIEELIAETGITKSGFFYHFRDKNELAKALLNRYIENDERIYDEIFSRARDLMDDPLQSFLLGLKLLSELLSDLPNGHPGCLVATICYYERLFDREIQEINRQAALTWRRRFRGMFDEIFAVYTPREQFDVDQLADMVSTVIEGGIVLSKALKEPQSLPDQILVFRSFVKMLFQPVQHA
- a CDS encoding DUF1697 domain-containing protein codes for the protein MPVHIALLRAINVGGTGKLAMRDLKAVCEKAGFSDVKTFIQSGNVLFRSDLPAASAAKVLDEALGKVLGKAPGVMVRSREQLEKIAESNPFPAAQPNYLSVNFLPEKAPADALDKLVAPDGEEVHVAGHEIYVHYPNGSGRSKLRLPALKHATSRNLNTVRKLAELAAEMEDG
- a CDS encoding methyl-accepting chemotaxis protein, which codes for MTFRNLSILQKIGLVVFVMGLSSLVIAFVGAKGISALESAMVSVGEKEEVAREAMDLRVDIIAISRMTYQLAAQPEKAADFRAETEKRSKEMLERLPKIEAAADQTELKQLQTIRSTLETYFGEIRAMVDIAEKNGQDAAAIKAGLDEALAAQKTVTSAVKEYSTYSGEALATARADALQSSSLALVIAVASAAACIVFGAVVSLLVARRGISAPVRSLTAAMSRLAEGNLDSTGTDAERKDEIGEMARAVEVFRRNALAMRDMKAQEAALHALSSDLQSSISTVVAAAVAGDFTGRIGKDYQNDDLNRFAGSVNELVDSIDNAVAEVRRVIAALADADLSQSMSGHFQGAFAELQQNVNSTMVTLRSTMQNVRGAAGTIKESSAELSSAANDLSKRTEQQAAALEETAAALDEITATVRASSSRANEARDMVRETKESAGKSGEIVRSAVSAMSRIEGSSSRISQIIGVIDEIAFQTNLLALNAGVEAARAGEAGRGFAVVAQEVRELAQRSANAAKEIKTLISASASEVEGGVSLVRATGDALLEIEKLVLRVNDHVDSIATAAREQATALAEINTSVNHMDQMTQKNAAMVEETTAASETLADESRQLQTLLARFKLEEANRASQPQLRTRYAA
- the cmoA gene encoding carboxy-S-adenosyl-L-methionine synthase CmoA is translated as MKKKALHIVLETERKDTVFSQDEPPVGDFSFNAKVADVFDDMVSRSVPHYEEMQRMVCELAQDFAKRNTNLYDIGCSTATTLLALDPVLDPSVKFIGVDNAPDMLEKARQKIAQTATQRPIELQMADLHKGLYMENASVVTMLLTLQFIRPLYRERMMKMIYSGLNEQGCVVLIEKLTSEDTTFNRLFIQHYYDFKRRNGYSEIEISKKREALENVLIPYRLEENIQLLRETGFKHVEVFFRWYNFCGIIAVK
- a CDS encoding isoprenylcysteine carboxylmethyltransferase family protein, with translation MKSLMISIGNFLFRYRNQLFPVIIVGLFLSAAPKTEMFGSKQLENARDMVAWLVALSGLAFRAIVIGYAYIQRGGLNKKVYAKNLVTEGMFSVCRNPLYVGNVLIYSAVFLMHGNPVVTVVGILLFCFMYQCIVYAEEAFLEGKFAEGYKAYCSDVPRWLPRFSKFSQATEGMDFNFKRVIAKDYSTASAALITLLLAEVYEHVAGSVPTSDVQYVSILATLIVLTGIATAFISQLKKRGVFSDKKTV
- a CDS encoding YciI family protein, with the protein product MRVMVMVKATKDSEAGIMPSTELLEAMGKYNEELVNAGIMMAGEGLHPSSKGKRIAFDGPGRTVIDGPFAETRELVAGFWLWEVKDMAEAVEWVKRCPNPMLGPSEIEIRRVFEAADFGEALTPELAEQEERLREKTANR
- a CDS encoding RNA polymerase sigma factor, with the translated sequence MAAIETHHTIETVFRIEQARLIAGLARMVRDVGLAEDLAQDALVVALSEWPKTGVPRNPGAWLMAAAKRRAIDGFRRKKMLARKHAEIGRDLEDESVDPVADIEAAMDDDLGDELLGLIFTACHPVLSPEARAALTLRLIGGLTTDEIARAFLSSEATIAQRIVRAKKTLGKAGLAYEVPRGPDRRERLASVLEVIYLIFNEGYAATAGEDLIRPALCAEAQRLGRILAGLAPGEPEVFGLLALMEIQASRLGARIAPDGSLVPLTEQNRSRWDQLLIRRGLAALGRAEALGGAGGPYALQAALAACHARARKAEETDWQRIAALYDTLRAVMPSPVVDLNRAVAHSMAFGPQAGLTLVSEIERAGTLRGYAPLPAAKGDFLFRAGRLAEATAEFERAAALTRNERERAFLLGRAAACGG
- a CDS encoding zinc-binding dehydrogenase, yielding MAKPRGRSLRWTSPCWGAKGSLYVTRPSIAHYTANRAEYEAAAQNLFAAMEAGALRASGVTTYALSDVRNAHEDLEARRTTGSVVLLP